CGATGGCGCAAACCAGACCCGCGACGCCCGAGTTGACATGAACGACCGCGCCGCCCGCGAAGTCCAGCACGCCCGCCGAACCCAGGAAGCCGCCGCCCCAAACCCAGTGGCAGATCGGCGCATAAACCAGGAGCGACCACAGGGCGGTGAACAGCAGAAGCGCGGAATATTTGAACCGCTCGGCGAAGGCGCCGGTGATCAGCGCCGGGGTGATGATGGCGAAGGTCATCTGGAAGGCGATGAACAGGAACTCGGGAATGCCCGGCAGCAGGGCGTTGGCAGTCTTCAGCGACACGCCGTTCAGGAACAGCATGTCCAGGCTGCCGATGAAGGGCTGGAGGGCCCCGCTGGAGTTCTTGCCGAAGGCCAGGCTGTAGCCGGCGATGAACCACACCAGCGACACCACCGCGAACACGCCGACGGACTGGGTGATCGTGGCGATCACGTTCTTCTTGCGCACCATGCCGCCGTAGAACAGCGCCAGACCGGGGAGGGTCATCAGCAGAACCAGGGCGGTCGAGGCGCCGAGCCAGGACGTGCCGGCGCTGTCCAGAACAAGCGGAGCCTGATGACCCAATAAGGCGGGCGCGGCGTCCTGCGCATTGGCCGCTCCGGCGGCCATGAGACAAAGTGTTGGAAGCAGGAGCCCTGCGGCCCCCATAAGTCGTTTCGTTGTCTGCGACATGAGCTAGTACCCCCTATGCAATCTCGCAGTTGCGAAGGTTTTACCGCATTTGCGAAACGCGCAAGGGGCTAGGCCGTGAACGGCGCAACTTTCTTGCAACGGTCATGTAGAAAAAGATCAAGGCCGCACGATCTTTCGATCATGCAGCCTATATCAGCACTGTATGTGCCAACCCGGCCAGAGTTTCCGGCAGGATTTTCAAAGACTGTTTTAAGCCGTTAGGCCCAATGCATCTGCACCCGATGGGCCGCGGCCCAATGGATGGCGCGGATGGCGTCGATGACAGCCTCGGTCGCGGCCCGCGTGCCCAGTTCGCCGCCCAGATCAGCGGTCACGGCGCCGGCGGCCAGGACGGCGGCCACAGCGGCCTCGATCGAATCCGCCTCGTCCTCCAGCTTCAGACTGTGGCGCAGCAACAGGGCCGCCGACAGGATGGCCCCAACGGGATTGGCCAGGTCCTGGCCGGCGATATCGGGCGCGGAGCCATGGATCGGTTCGAACAGGCCCGGCCCCTGGGTCCCCAGAGAAGCGGACGGCAGCAGGCCGATGGAGCCGCCCAGCACCGAAATCTCGTCCGACAGGATGTCGCCGAACATGTTTTCGGTCAGGATGACGTCATAGTCGCGCGGCTTCCTGATCAGGTGCATGGCCATGGAATCGACCAGGGCGTGCTCCAGGGTGATCTCGGGATATTCCTCGGCGTGGATGCGGGTCACGACCTCGCGCCACAGGCGGCTGGTCTCCATCACATTGGCCTTGTCGACCGACGTGACCTTGCCGCGACGCTGGCGCGCGGTCTGGAAGGCGGCGCGGGCGACACGCTCGATCTCCACGACCGTATATTCGCACAGATCAGTCGCGCCCTTCTCGTCGCGCGTCTTCTTGCCGAAATAGACCCCGCCGGTCAGTTCGCGAAAGACGATCAGATCGACCCCTTCGACGATCTCCTTCTTCAGCGGAGACCGGTGCGCCATGACCGGCGACACCTGTAGCGGACGCAGATTGGCGAACAGGCCCATGACCTTGCGGATGGCCAGCAGGCCCTGTTCGGGCCGCACCTTGCCGCCGTCCCACTTGGGTCCGCCGACCGCGCCCAGCAGAACCGCGTCCGAGGCGACGCAGGCCGCGCTGGTGACTTCGGGCAGGGCCTCTCCGGTCGCATCGATGGCCGCGCCGCCGATCAGATGTTCGGTGAAGACGAAGTGATGGCCATAGAAGTCGGCGATGACCGACAGCACCTGCCGGGCGGCCCCCGCCACCTCCGGGCCGACGCCGTCGCCCGGCAGGACGACGATATTATAGGTCTTGGGGGCGGCGGTGGTCATCAGACGGTCTCTCTTGATCGCTCGTAGGCTTCGATCTCAGGCATGTTTGATTGCAGCCAGCCCAGGGTGTCCACCCCGTCCAGCAGGCATTGTCGGGCGAAGGATTCCACCCCGAACGGCACGGGCTGGGCATTGCCGCGTCGAATCTCGTTCGCCTGAAGGTCGATCGTGACCGGCTGGTCCGGCTGCGACGCCAGATCGTCCCAAACGGCCTGGCTGACGACTATGGGCAGGAGGCCGTTTTTCAGCGCGTTCGATGTAAAAATGTCAGCGATTTCCGTCGAGACCACCGCCCTGAACCCATAGTCCAGCAAGGCCCAGGGCGCATGTTCGCGCGACGAACCGCAGGCGAAGTTCTTGCCCGCCAGCAGGATGCGATGCTCGGCCGGATCGATGCGGTTCAAGATGGCCTCGGGCTTTTCCGATCCATCGGTTTCGTAGCGCCAGTCATAGAAGGCGGCCTTACCCAGACCTTCGCGCGTCGTCGTGGTCAGGAACCGCGCCGGGATAATCTGGTCCGTGTCGATATTGGCCTGGCTGAGCGTGACCGTTTTGGAGGTCAGAATCTGAAAGGGTTCAGACATTCTGCGCTCCTACCGTCTCGCGCGCGGCGTTCGACGGCTTGAGGGCGGCCACCTCGTTCAGATAGACGCGCGGATCGGTCAACACCCCTGCCACCGCCGTCGCTGCGGCCGTCGCCGGGCTGGCCAGGATGGTGCGGGCGTCCTTGCCCTGACGACCTTCGAAATTGCGATTGGAGGTCGAGACCGCCAACTGGCCCGGCGCGACGACATCGCCGTTCATGGCGATGCACATCGAACAGCCGGGAATGCGCCATTCGGCCCCGGCGGCGATGAAGACCTGGTCAAGCCCCTCGGCCTCCGCGTCGCGACGCACGGCCTCGGAGCCTGGCACGACCAGCATCCGCAGGCCCGGCTTGACCTTGCGGCCGCGCAGAACCTCGGCGGCGGCGCGCAGATCGGGCAGGCGGCCATTGGTGCAGGAGCCGATGAAGACCACGTCCACCGGCTGGCTGGTCGTCGCCTCGCCCGCGGTGAACCCCATATAGGCGATGGCCTTGCGGTCTGAGTCCGACTGGGGCTGCGGCACCGGCGCACCGATCGGCGCACCGGCGTCCGGCGTCGTGCCCCAGGTGGCCATCGGGCGGATGGCGGCCCCGTCGATCACGACCTCCTTGTCGAAGACCGCGCCCGGATCGCTGGACAACCTCAGCCACGCGTCCGTCGCCCGCTCGTAATCAGCGGGAACGTGTTTGCGGCCCCGCAACCAGTCGATGGTCGTCTGGTCCGGGGCGATCATGCCCGCCCGCGCGCCGGCCTCGATGGACATGTTGCACAGGGTCATCCGCCCCTCCATGTCCAGCGAACGCACCGCATCGCCAGCGTATTCGATGACATAGCCGGTGCCGCCGCCGAAGCCGATGGCGGCGATGACGGCCAGGGCCACGTCCTTGCCCGACACGCCCGGCTGCAGGCCGCCGTTCACCGTCACCCGCATCGCCTTGGCCTTGCGCTGCAGCAGGCACTGGGTCGCCAGCACATGGCCGACCTCCGAGGTGCCGATGCCGAAGGCCAGGGCGCCGAACGCGCCGTGTGTGGCGGTGTGACTGTCGCCGCAGACCACGGTCATGCCGGGCTGGGTCAGGCCCAGTTCGGGTCCCATGACATGGACCACGCCGCGATCCTCGGAGCCCCAGCCCGCCAGCGGCACGCCGTGAGCGGCGCAGTTCCGCTCCAGCGTATGGACCTGCGCCTCGGCCTGCGCGGTGACATAGGGCTTAAGGCCGTTCAGCCCCGCCGGAAGGGTCGGGGTCGAATGGTCCAGGGTAGCGTAGGTGCGGTCGGGGCGTCGGACCTTCAGCTCGCGCGCCTCGATCTCGCTGAAGGCCTGCGGGCTGGTGACTTCGTGAACCAGATGCAGGTCGATATACAGCACCCCCGGCGTGTCGGCCGTTTCCGACCGCACGACGTGGGCGTCCCACACCTTGTCGAACAGGGTCTTGGGCTCAGGCATACTGAGGCACGACCTCAGAGACGCCATCGACCTGGTCGATGATGGCGATCAGTTCGGCGTCGTTGATCTCGCCGATCTGGTCGGCGCGACGTTTGAAGCCGACGACGACGGCGGCCAGCCGCTCGCCCTCGATGGGGCGTCCGATGGTCTCGGCGCGCTTGGCGATGGCGTGACGGCCCGAGTGCTTGCCCAGCACGAACCAACTGCCCTCGAAACCCACATCTTGGGGCCGCATGATCTCATAGGTGCGGCTGTCGGCCAGCATCCCGTGCTGGTGAATGCCCGCCTCGTGGGCGAAGGCGTTGATCCCGACTACCGACTTGTTGCGGGCGATGACCGTCTCGGTGATCTCGCACAGGATCTTGGACGCCCGCACCAGATGGCGGCTGTCGGCGCCGGTCGTGACGCCATACAGGTCGTCGCGAACCTTCAACGCCATGATGACCTCTTCGATCGAGCAGTTGCCCGCCCGTTCGCCGATGCCGTTGATCGCGCCCTCGACCTGACGGGCCCCGCCCTCGATGGCGGCCAGGGAATTGGCGACGGCCATGCCCAGATCGTCATGACAGTGGGCGGAGAAGACCACATTCGGATGACGCTTCTTGATCCGCGCAGCCAGGAAGGCGAACCGTTCGCGCACTTCGTACGGCGTGGCGTAGCCGACGGTGTCGGGTACGTTCAGGGTCCGTGCGCCGGCGTCGGCTGCGGCCTCCAGCACATCGGCCAGGAACTCCGGCTCGGTGCGGAACGCATCCTCGGCCGAGAACTCCACGTCGTCGAACAGGCTGGCCGCATATTCCACCGACCGCACAGCCGTCGACAGAACCTCGTTGGTCGACATCTTCAGCTTGGCGGCGCGATGGATCGGGCTGGTGGCCAGGAAGATGTGGCACCGCCGATGCGATTTCGGCGCCGGCTGCAGGGCGCGGAAGCTGGCGTCGATGTCCTTTTCGTTGGCGCGCGACAGTGAACAGAAGATCGGCCCTTCGACCTCGCTGGCCACGCGGCGGATGCAGTCCTCGTCGCCGGGCGAGGCGGCGGCGAAGCCGGCCTCGATGATATCGACGCCCAGGTCTCTCAAGACCTGCGCCATCTTCACCTTGGCCTGTGCCGACATGGAAAAGCCGGGCGCCTGCTCTCCGTCCCGCATCGTCGTATCGAAGATGATGACGCGGTTGGGATCGGCGGCGATCTCCTCGGTGCGCGATACGCCCGATACTCGTACGTTTTCGGGGGTCGTCATCACGCGGCCTCGGATTGAATAATGTCGTTGCTGATGCGGCGAACACCGAACAGCCGGTCGATCTGGCGACCCAGGTTGTCCATGCAGCGGCCGGCGTCGCGGCCGCGCACGGTCAGGGCGATGCGGCGGAAGGCCCCTTCATCGAACATGCTGATGCCGTCGATGTGGAAACCCCGGCGCTCCACAAGGCCGATGAGACGCTGAAGCGAACCGTCCGCACGGTCGATCTGGATGTGGATCGTGTTGCTCATCTCAGGAGCCCTCCATCATTTCAGCGTTGTTCTTGCCCGGCGGAACCAGCGGCCAGACATTGTCTCGGGGATCGATGACCACATGGGCCAGGCAGGGGCCGTCGGCGGCCAGCAGGCGCTGGATGCCGTCCGACACCTGATCACGGCGATCGATGCGGAAGGCCTCGACGCCGAAGGCTTCGGCGACCTTCACGAAGTCCGGATTGTCGGACAGGTCGATCTCGGAATAGTTCTCGGCGAAGAACAACTCCTGCCACTGGCGCACCAGGCCCAGGCTGGAGTTGTCGATCAGGACGATCTTCAACGGGATGCCGTAACGCTTCAGCGTCGCCAACTCCTGAATATTCATCATGAAGCCGCCGTCGCCGGCGATGGTCACGACCGTCGCGGACGGATCGGCCAGTTTGGCGCCGATGCCGGCGGGCAGGCCGAAACCCATGGCCCCCAGACCGCCCGAGGTGATGTGCGCCTCGGGCTTGGCGAAGCGGCAATGCATGGCCGCCCACATCTGGTGCTGGCCCACGTCGCAGGCGGCGACGAAATCATCGCCTGCCGCTTCCGAGATTTCCTTCAGCAGAGCGGGTGCATAGACCCCCTCGCCCGGCGCGTCATAGCGATGCGCGCCGACCTCTGCGGAGCGGACGCAGTCTCCGGCCCAGTCCTGAATGTCCAGCGCCGCGCCCGCGCGCATCCGCTGGGTCAGGGCCTCGATCCCTTCGCGCAGTTCGCCGACCACGGCGACACTGGCGCTGCGCAGCTTGCCGATTTCCGAGGCGTCGATGTCGAAATGGACGATGCCGGCGTTCGGCGCGAACTCGGCCAGCTTGCCGGTGGCGCGGTCGTCGAACCGGGCGCCCACGACGATCAGCAGGTCGCTGTCCTGAACCGCATGGTTGGCGGCGCGCGTGCCGTGCATGCCCAGCATGCCCAGCATGCCAGGCGCATCGGTCGGGATCGTGCCCAGGGCGTTCAGGGTCGAGACCTGCGGGATCCCGGTCGCATCGACGAAGGCGCGCAAGGCCTCGGTGGCGCCGCCGATCTTCACGCCGCCGCCGATATAGACCAGCGGCTTCTTCGCCGCGCGGATCGCCGCCTCTGCTGCGGCGACGGCGTCGTGATCGACACGCGGCGTGTCGTTGGGAATGTGAAAACCGTAGTCCTCGCCCGTCGTCTCGAACTGCACGTCCTTGGGCAGATCGACCAGCACCGGCCCCGGACGACCCGACCGGGCGATGTGGAAGGCCTCTTCGATGGCGGCCGGGACATCGGCGGCCGAACGGACCAGAATGGAATGTTTCACGATGGGCAGGGTGACGCCCAGGATGTCGATCTCCTGGAAGGCGTCGGTGCCCATCAGGCCTTGCGCCACATTGCCGGTGATGCAGACGATCGGCACCGAATCCATCATCGCATTGGCGATGCCGGTGACCAGGTTGGTGGCGCCGGGGCCGGAGGTGGCCATGCACACCCCGACCTTGCCGCTTTTGCGGGCATAGGCGTCGGCCGAGAAGGCCGCACCCTGTTCATGACGAACCAGGATGTGCTTCAGTGTGGACCCCGCCAGGGCGTCATAGACCGGCATGATGGCGCCGCCCGGATAACCGAACACCACCTCCACCCCCAGCCGCTCCAGGGTGGAGACCAGCAGGCGCGCCCCCGATCGGGGGGCAGCCTCGGCTTGAGGTTTGAAGGCGGCGGCGGTCATCACGGTCATCCGGTCTTTCGCTTGCGGCTCAGGCCGCTTCGGCCTTGGGCGTGTTCAGCCAGGCCATGCGTTCACGCAGACGCGCGCCGACCTGTTCGATCTGGCTCTCGCGGTCCTGCTTCAGCCAGGCCTCGTACTGCGGCTTGCCGGCGTCGTTCTCGGCGATCCAGTTGCGGGCGAAGGCGCCGCTCTGGATTTCGTCCAGAATGGTCTTCATGCGGGCCTTGGTCTCTTCATTGACCACGCGTGGACCGCTGGCGACGGCGCCGTATTTCGCCGTTTCCGAGATGAAATGGTGCATCTTGGAGATGCCGCCTTCGTAGAACAGATCCACGATCAGCTTCAGCTCGTGCAGGCATTCGAAATAGGCGATT
Above is a genomic segment from Candidatus Brevundimonas colombiensis containing:
- the leuB gene encoding 3-isopropylmalate dehydrogenase, with the protein product MTTAAPKTYNIVVLPGDGVGPEVAGAARQVLSVIADFYGHHFVFTEHLIGGAAIDATGEALPEVTSAACVASDAVLLGAVGGPKWDGGKVRPEQGLLAIRKVMGLFANLRPLQVSPVMAHRSPLKKEIVEGVDLIVFRELTGGVYFGKKTRDEKGATDLCEYTVVEIERVARAAFQTARQRRGKVTSVDKANVMETSRLWREVVTRIHAEEYPEITLEHALVDSMAMHLIRKPRDYDVILTENMFGDILSDEISVLGGSIGLLPSASLGTQGPGLFEPIHGSAPDIAGQDLANPVGAILSAALLLRHSLKLEDEADSIEAAVAAVLAAGAVTADLGGELGTRAATEAVIDAIRAIHWAAAHRVQMHWA
- the leuD gene encoding 3-isopropylmalate dehydratase small subunit; the encoded protein is MSEPFQILTSKTVTLSQANIDTDQIIPARFLTTTTREGLGKAAFYDWRYETDGSEKPEAILNRIDPAEHRILLAGKNFACGSSREHAPWALLDYGFRAVVSTEIADIFTSNALKNGLLPIVVSQAVWDDLASQPDQPVTIDLQANEIRRGNAQPVPFGVESFARQCLLDGVDTLGWLQSNMPEIEAYERSRETV
- the leuC gene encoding 3-isopropylmalate dehydratase large subunit, whose product is MPEPKTLFDKVWDAHVVRSETADTPGVLYIDLHLVHEVTSPQAFSEIEARELKVRRPDRTYATLDHSTPTLPAGLNGLKPYVTAQAEAQVHTLERNCAAHGVPLAGWGSEDRGVVHVMGPELGLTQPGMTVVCGDSHTATHGAFGALAFGIGTSEVGHVLATQCLLQRKAKAMRVTVNGGLQPGVSGKDVALAVIAAIGFGGGTGYVIEYAGDAVRSLDMEGRMTLCNMSIEAGARAGMIAPDQTTIDWLRGRKHVPADYERATDAWLRLSSDPGAVFDKEVVIDGAAIRPMATWGTTPDAGAPIGAPVPQPQSDSDRKAIAYMGFTAGEATTSQPVDVVFIGSCTNGRLPDLRAAAEVLRGRKVKPGLRMLVVPGSEAVRRDAEAEGLDQVFIAAGAEWRIPGCSMCIAMNGDVVAPGQLAVSTSNRNFEGRQGKDARTILASPATAAATAVAGVLTDPRVYLNEVAALKPSNAARETVGAQNV
- a CDS encoding 2-isopropylmalate synthase, producing the protein MTTPENVRVSGVSRTEEIAADPNRVIIFDTTMRDGEQAPGFSMSAQAKVKMAQVLRDLGVDIIEAGFAAASPGDEDCIRRVASEVEGPIFCSLSRANEKDIDASFRALQPAPKSHRRCHIFLATSPIHRAAKLKMSTNEVLSTAVRSVEYAASLFDDVEFSAEDAFRTEPEFLADVLEAAADAGARTLNVPDTVGYATPYEVRERFAFLAARIKKRHPNVVFSAHCHDDLGMAVANSLAAIEGGARQVEGAINGIGERAGNCSIEEVIMALKVRDDLYGVTTGADSRHLVRASKILCEITETVIARNKSVVGINAFAHEAGIHQHGMLADSRTYEIMRPQDVGFEGSWFVLGKHSGRHAIAKRAETIGRPIEGERLAAVVVGFKRRADQIGEINDAELIAIIDQVDGVSEVVPQYA
- a CDS encoding ACT domain-containing protein, whose protein sequence is MSNTIHIQIDRADGSLQRLIGLVERRGFHIDGISMFDEGAFRRIALTVRGRDAGRCMDNLGRQIDRLFGVRRISNDIIQSEAA
- the ilvG gene encoding acetolactate synthase 2 catalytic subunit, with amino-acid sequence MTVMTAAAFKPQAEAAPRSGARLLVSTLERLGVEVVFGYPGGAIMPVYDALAGSTLKHILVRHEQGAAFSADAYARKSGKVGVCMATSGPGATNLVTGIANAMMDSVPIVCITGNVAQGLMGTDAFQEIDILGVTLPIVKHSILVRSAADVPAAIEEAFHIARSGRPGPVLVDLPKDVQFETTGEDYGFHIPNDTPRVDHDAVAAAEAAIRAAKKPLVYIGGGVKIGGATEALRAFVDATGIPQVSTLNALGTIPTDAPGMLGMLGMHGTRAANHAVQDSDLLIVVGARFDDRATGKLAEFAPNAGIVHFDIDASEIGKLRSASVAVVGELREGIEALTQRMRAGAALDIQDWAGDCVRSAEVGAHRYDAPGEGVYAPALLKEISEAAGDDFVAACDVGQHQMWAAMHCRFAKPEAHITSGGLGAMGFGLPAGIGAKLADPSATVVTIAGDGGFMMNIQELATLKRYGIPLKIVLIDNSSLGLVRQWQELFFAENYSEIDLSDNPDFVKVAEAFGVEAFRIDRRDQVSDGIQRLLAADGPCLAHVVIDPRDNVWPLVPPGKNNAEMMEGS